In Oceaniferula flava, the genomic window TATCAGATGAGCCGGAAGCGCTACGAAGGGCCTCCGGAGATGCGCTGTGTGCTTCATGAACCTCGGCTGGAGGAGGGCATGGCTGCATTTTTAGGCGACCGTTCAACGGCAGCTGTGTCACTGGGAAATACGGTGAACTCAGTGGCACGCGTGGATTTACCTCAGCGCAAAGGCAAGGACCTTGTGGAGCGGGCGCTGCTGATGGCTGTGGCCGAAGGACTCAAGCTGCGAGTGCGTTATTGGAGTGTCAACAGTGGCAAGGCCAGCTGGCGCTACTTGGCTCCGCACGCTTTTGGCCACGATGGCTACCGCTGGCATGTCCGCGCATGGTGCTACGAACGCGAGGCGTATCTCGATTTTGTGTTAGGCCGTATGGAGAAAACCGACTGGCCGGAGCCGCATGACTCTGTCCTGCCGGAGGATCAAGGTTGGCAGGAA contains:
- a CDS encoding WYL domain-containing protein, which encodes MRAIEKAVWWRGWIGRGDLAEIFGISRAQASSDLQKFQELNPGALVYQMSRKRYEGPPEMRCVLHEPRLEEGMAAFLGDRSTAAVSLGNTVNSVARVDLPQRKGKDLVERALLMAVAEGLKLRVRYWSVNSGKASWRYLAPHAFGHDGYRWHVRAWCYEREAYLDFVLGRMEKTDWPEPHDSVLPEDQGWQETVTVKLKPNSALNDPAKRAIEMDYGIRKNGQLTIKVRQAMERYLLEHLRIGHDGGELPRHFERV